The sequence below is a genomic window from Carboxydothermus pertinax.
ATTCGAAAATGAGCTTACCCCAATAACTTCCGTATTGATATAAAATTCAAGTTTATCAATATTTTCATTTCCTAAGCCAAAATTAAAAATTTTCACCTTATCCATCTCTATTTCATATTTAAAAGTTAATTTTAACGCACCCACTAAATTTTGTATAGGCTCAAATATAAATATTTTACTTACTTTATCTTTTATTTTATAAGAAAATAATCCTTCACACGCTCCAACATCAAATACAATATCATTTTTATCTGGTTGATAAAATTGAAAATAATTATGAGGATTTTCCGTATTTAACTCAACAAATGTATATTCCAACGTTTTTATGTTAAAGTTTTTCGGCCAAAACAACTTCGAATCATCAGGAAATCTTACTATAACAAACCTATAATCATATTCCTCAATAACAAGATTGATAGATATTTCTAAATGCTTAGACAGTATATCATTTAATAAACTACTCCATTGGACATATGGTTCTTTTAAAAAAATTTTATCTTTTATTAATTTAAGTCTCCATTTAACTTTATTTAACATTTATTCCCCACCAACCTTGATTCAATTTTTTATATTGTCAATAGCGGATTTAAATTGACCCACCCTGGCTTTTTTTAAAATTAAGCTTTGATATGTGGGTTACCGTAGAGACCGGTTTTTAACCTGTCTTTTAGGCGGTAGCTGTTGCCTCTTATGTTGATTATATGGGCATGGTGTAATAGCCTATCCAACACTGCAGTGGCAAGCACCGGGTCTCCCATGAGCTCCCCCCATTCCCCAAANNNNNNNNNNGGTTTGCCGGCAGTTAGGACAGCGATAGCGGGCTATGGAAATTCTAACAACGGTTCCATCCAAGGTTATTATTTTTCGTCGATACCACCCATGAAAAGACATCTTTGCACTACATGCCGGGCAATACCATTGATTTTCTTCCAAAAAATTTAAATAAATTTCTAAATACTCCTTTACTGAAGCTCCAAGATAAGTTACAATCAAAGTGCGTTGTTGTGGGAAAGTCTTCGGTAATGTCAATAGCGGATTTAAATTGACCCATTTTCAACGGTTTTAAATTGACCCACCCTGGTTTTTTTTGCAAGGGCTACGGCAAGGTGCGTCTTCCCTACTCCAGGAGGCCCAAGGAATATTACGTTTTCTGCCCGGTGGACAAAGGCCATTGTGGCANNNNNNNNNNTAGCCTGGAAAGGCTCGTAAAGTAAACTGATATGCCCTGAGATAGGGCTTCTATAGCAAGGGCTACGGCAAGGTGCGTCTTCCCTACTCCAGGAGGCCCAAGGAATATTACGTTTTCTGCCCGGTGGACAAAGGCCATTGTGGCAAGCTCTCTTATCAGTTTTTCATCGATACTGGGCTGGAAGGTAAAGTCAAATTCCTTCAGGGTCTTTTTATACGGAAGCCGGGCAAGTTTTGACCTTACCTAGACATTTCGCCTTTGCCTTTCGGCAAGTTCAGTTTCAAGCAGATCATTTAAGAAATCAAGATATGTGCTATTTTCCCGCTGGGCCCTTTCAANNNNNNNNNNGTAAACCCCCAGAGGACGCTTCTCAACTTCCAGGGAAGATAACTTGATCGCCCTCGGCCTGGGATAAAACATGCCCTCTGCTTCTTTTAGACCCTTATACTGGTCTTTGAGAAAAACGGTGCTCCTTGAGCGGTAATGCTTTTCGTGGACAGCTATCACCTTCCACTCATAGAGGATTTCTATTTTACCGTTTTTATCCCTTACCACCACCTCTTTTCCGCTATACTGCCAGGGAACGCCATATCTTACGCCGTCGAAACTCAAAAAGCCGTCTTTGTGAACTTTCCTTGCTTCTTCCAGGAATTTTTGGTATTTATCAAGGGCAGGCAGGGGCTTGAGGTTTTCCTTCTTCAGGCGGTCAATAGGCCTTTCCCCGGTAGTGCCGTGTATTCTCCTGTTTTTCTTTTCACACCATACTATTGCCTGGCGGTTTAAATCACCGTAGTCTACGAACTTCCTACCCGGCAGGAAGTTGTTTTTGACAAAATCTATGCCGCTTTCCACCTTGCCTTTTGTTTGGGGGCGCCGTGCCCTGCACACTTTAGGAATAAATCCAAGGGTTGCCGCAAGGTCTTCAAAGGTAGGGTTCCATATGGGCTTTTTGTTTTCACCGGTGCCCAGTATTACGGTTTTCATTCTATCGGTAAGAACTATGTCGGTTATTCCGCCGAAGTATTCAAACCCGTGGATCAAGCAGCGGATGAAGGTATGGACGTCGCAGCGGTTTGTGAATTCCACATATATGGCTCTGGAATAGCCCAGCACCATGACGAAGACGTAAAGCTTACGTATTTCACCGGTTTCCTCGTCAATGTAGGTGTATTCGCCACAGTCGACCTGGGCTTGCTGGCCGGGCTTGGTTTCATAGCGGCATACGGCAGGAACCTGTTTTGGAGGTCTGAATTGTCTTACATAGTCCCTTAAAATAGTGCGGCCGCCAGTGTAGCCTTCTTCCTTGATTCTTTCGTAAATGACTTCGCAATTGAATATCCCCAGGTTCATGAGCTCTTGAATGGTATCTTTGTATGGGTCAAGCTTTGAACCTCTTTTGGGATGGGGCTTCCTTTCAGGAATGCCCTCTGCTCTGAGGTATTTTCTTACCGTATTTCTGGAATGTCCTGTTTCTCGTGCGATTGCACGAATACTCTTGCCGCTTCTTTTTAATTCATGTAACATGATAATAGATCCACTCCCGAGCATTTATTTCCCTCCGATCCTTTG
It includes:
- a CDS encoding FkbM family methyltransferase — its product is MLNKVKWRLKLIKDKIFLKEPYVQWSSLLNDILSKHLEISINLVIEEYDYRFVIVRFPDDSKLFWPKNFNIKTLEYTFVELNTENPHNYFQFYQPDKNDIVFDVGACEGLFSYKIKDKVSKIFIFEPIQNLVGALKLTFKYEIEMDKVKIFNFGLGNENIDKLEFYINTEVIGVSSFSNRKNIDQSKIEKIVSSIKTLDSFIDENENISKIDLIKVDIEGFEMAFLNGATKTIEKYWPKFLICSYHKPDDYLNLKQYFKYFDYKIKHSKAIRFLDGGTPTYRYTLVYAYK
- a CDS encoding ATP-binding protein yields the protein FGEWGELMGDPVLATAVLDRLLHHAHIINIRGNSYRLKDRLKTGLYGNPHIKA
- a CDS encoding DUF6431 domain-containing protein; this encodes MTLPKTFPQQRTLIVTYLGASVKEYLEIYLNFLEENQWYCPACSAKMSFHGWYRRKIITLDGTVVRISIARYRCPNCRQT
- the istA gene encoding IS21 family transposase → MLGSGSIIMLHELKRSGKSIRAIARETGHSRNTVRKYLRAEGIPERKPHPKRGSKLDPYKDTIQELMNLGIFNCEVIYERIKEEGYTGGRTILRDYVRQFRPPKQVPAVCRYETKPGQQAQVDCGEYTYIDEETGEIRKLYVFVMVLGYSRAIYVEFTNRCDVHTFIRCLIHGFEYFGGITDIVLTDRMKTVILGTGENKKPIWNPTFEDLAATLGFIPKVCRARRPQTKGKVESGIDFVKNNFLPGRKFVDYGDLNRQAIVWCEKKNRRIHGTTGERPIDRLKKENLKPLPALDKYQKFLEEARKVHKDGFLSFDGVRYGVPWQYSGKEVVVRDKNGKIEILYEWKVIAVHEKHYRSRSTVFLKDQYKGLKEAEGMFYPRPRAIKLSSLEVEKRPLGVY